CGAGATGCGGTAAGGGCCGTCGCCCTCGCCGCCCTCCAGCGAGGAGCGGGCGCTGACCGAGACGATCGCGCCGTCGTGTTCCCGGAGGTGGGGGATCAGGTGCTTCGAGGCGAGGAACGCCGACTTCAGGTTCACGTCCATGAGGAAGTCGAACTCGGCGATGTCGGTCTCCTCGATCGGCGTGCCGCCGCGCCACGTCCCGGCGATGTTCGCCAGAGCATCGACGCGACCGTGGTCGTCGACGATGTCCGCGACCGTCGTCTCGACGGCGGTCTCGTCGGTCAGGTCCGCCTCGTAGAAGTGCGTGTCGTCGTCGGGGTCGAGCTGTGCGTCCTCGTCGTCGGGCGCGACCACGTCCAGCGCGCACACCGTCGCCCCGGCGTCGCGGAACCGGTCGACGACCGCGCTGCCGAGCGCGCCGCTCGCACCGGTGACCACCGCCACGCGACCGTCGAAGTCGAAACTCACGGACATACGTGTCGAAAGGGTCGCTGCGCGAATAAAGCCGGGGGGCCGGCTCCGGCGCTCCGGGCCGCTACGGCTCGACGACGAGCTTGCCGAAGACGCTGTCCTCCAGCACGGCGCGGTGGGCCTCCCCGACCTCGTCCAGCCCGTACACCCCGTCGACCTCCGCGGTGAGGTCGCCCTCGGTCAGCAGCACGGCGAGGCGGTCGAGCACCGTCGAGATGTCGGGCGTGTTGAACATGCTCATCAGGTGGACCCGAAGCTCCTTGGCGCGGGCAGCCGGCGTGTTCGAGAAGCCGCTCTCGGCGCTGTTGCCGCCGATCCCGACGATGCGGGCGTTCTGTGCGGCCACGTCGGCGTCGAACTGCAGGTAGTCGTCGAGCCGATGGTCGAGGATCACGTCGGGCTCGCCGGCTGCGGTCACGGCGTCGGCCAGGTCGTCCCGGGCGTAGTCGATGGCCGTGTCGGCACCCAGCTTTTCGAGGCGGTCGTGGTACTCCGGCGCGGCGGTCGTCGTGACCTGTGCGCCCGCGGCCGCTGCGATCTGGACGGCCGCGTGGCCGACGCCGCCGCTCCCGCCGTGGACGAGACAGCGTTCGGCCGGCTCCAGGTCGGCGTGGTCCACGAGCGCCCGCCACGCGGTGACGCCGACGACGCCGACGCCCGCACCCTCGCGGGCGCTCGCCCCTCTCGGGAGGTGTGCGATCCGGTCCGTCGGCGCGACGGCGAACTCCGCGCAGGACCCTTGCCGGTCGTTGCCGAGTCCAGTGCCGAACACCCTGTCGCCCGGTTCGAACCCGTCGACGCCCTCGCCGACCGCCGTCACCTCGCCGGCGAAGTCGGACCCGGGGGTCATCGGCAGTTCCGCGGGCTGGTACGACCCCTCGCGGAAGTACGTATCGACGGGGTTGACCGCCGCTGCCTCGACCGCGATCAGTACCTCCCCCTGCCCCGGTTCGGGCCGCGGCACGTCGTCGACCTGCAGTACGTCCCGTCCGCCGTGTTCGTGATAGCGAACTGCTCGCATGTCTTTCCCCACTGGCGGTGCGGGCAAAAGTGTGTCGTGGCGGCGTACATGTAGGAATGGATAGACAAAAACGGTGCGGGGGAGCGCCTCAGTGGTGGACCGCCATATAAAGCTGGGTGCGTCTCAGCGCGTGAGAGTGCGGGAAGCGCCTTAGTACCGGGACCGAGAATCGGCGACCATGCAGGTCAGCAAGCGCACGCTCGCCAGCCTCGCACTGGTCGCGGCGATGGTCGCGGTGAGCGTCCTCCTCTACGACCGGCTCCCCGAACAGCTCGCGACGCACTGGAACGCGGACAACGCCGTCGACGACACGATGCCCCGGGCGGTTGGGCTCGCGCTGTTCCCGGCGCTGGGGCTGCTCCTCGTCGGCCTGTTCGCGCTGGTCCCGCGGATCGACCCGCTGGGTGAGAACATCGACGAGTTCCGGGCCGCCTACGACCTCATGGTCGTCACGACCGTCGGCCTTCTGGCGTACGTTCAGGGGCTCGTGATCTGGTGGAACCTCGGCAACGAGTTCGCCGTGAGCGCGGCGATAGCGCCCGCGGTGGCGGCGGTGTACGTCGTGGCCGGGTACGTCGTGGAGCGCGCGGAGCGGAACTGGTTCGTCGGCTTCCGGACGCCGTGGACGCTGTCGGACGACCGCGTCTGGGAGCGCACCCACAGCCGCGGCGGCCGGCTGCTGAAAGTCGCCGGCGTTCTGGCGGCCCTCGGCGTCGTCTTCCCCGAGTACGCCATCGCCCTGCTCGTGGCACCCGTCCTGCTGGTCGCCGTCTACACGACCGTCTTCTCCTACCGCGAGTACCGGCGGCTCAACCGGTCGAACGCCGGGTGACCGGGGCTCGTCCGGCGAGCGAACGCTTTTGCCCGCCGCACCCGTGGTCCCGCGCGTGGACCTGATCGCCCACCGCGGGTTCGCCGCCGAAGCGCCCGAGAACACGGTCGCGGCCGTCGAGCGGGCCGGTGCGCTCGCCGACGCGGTCGAGGTCGACGTGCGGCGCTGCGGGTCGGGCGAACTCGTCGTCGCCCACGACGCGACCGTCGACCGCGTGACGGACGCCACCGGCCGGGTGAGCGAGTTCTCGCTGGCCGAGCTCCGGGCGCTCGACGTGCTCGGGACAGGGGAGGGGATCCCACCCCTGTCGGCGGTGCTCGACGCCGTCCCCGACGGCGTCCGGGTCAACCTCGAACTGAAGGAGTCCGGGGTGGCGGCCGACGCCGTCGCGGCCGCCGACGCCGCCGACGTGGACGTGTTCGTCTCGGCGTTCGACCCCGACGTGCTCCGGGCGGTCGCCGACGCCGACCCCGGGACCCCGACCGCGTACCTCTGTACGCTGCGGGACGACGCGCCCGTGGCGACCGCCGCCGGGCTGGGCTGTGAGGCCCTGCACCCGTCGTTCCCCCTCTGTCTCGTCACGCGGATCGTGGGCCGGGCTCACGACGCCGGACTCGACGTGAACGCGTGGACGGTACAGCGCCGGTCCGTCGCCGGACTCCTCGACGTCTGCGGCGTCGACGGCGTCATCGCGGACGCGTCCGTGCTCCGCTAGTCGCCGGCCCGTCGCGGAAAAAAGCGACGCTGATT
This sequence is a window from Halostella salina. Protein-coding genes within it:
- a CDS encoding SDR family oxidoreductase translates to MSVSFDFDGRVAVVTGASGALGSAVVDRFRDAGATVCALDVVAPDDEDAQLDPDDDTHFYEADLTDETAVETTVADIVDDHGRVDALANIAGTWRGGTPIEETDIAEFDFLMDVNLKSAFLASKHLIPHLREHDGAIVSVSARSSLEGGEGDGPYRISKAGIRILTETIAEENEGDLRANAIMPSVIDTPMNREMMPDADHESWVDPADIADVVAFLSSDGASVTSGAAVPVYGEA
- a CDS encoding NADPH:quinone reductase, which codes for MRAVRYHEHGGRDVLQVDDVPRPEPGQGEVLIAVEAAAVNPVDTYFREGSYQPAELPMTPGSDFAGEVTAVGEGVDGFEPGDRVFGTGLGNDRQGSCAEFAVAPTDRIAHLPRGASAREGAGVGVVGVTAWRALVDHADLEPAERCLVHGGSGGVGHAAVQIAAAAGAQVTTTAAPEYHDRLEKLGADTAIDYARDDLADAVTAAGEPDVILDHRLDDYLQFDADVAAQNARIVGIGGNSAESGFSNTPAARAKELRVHLMSMFNTPDISTVLDRLAVLLTEGDLTAEVDGVYGLDEVGEAHRAVLEDSVFGKLVVEP
- a CDS encoding SdpI family protein, which encodes MQVSKRTLASLALVAAMVAVSVLLYDRLPEQLATHWNADNAVDDTMPRAVGLALFPALGLLLVGLFALVPRIDPLGENIDEFRAAYDLMVVTTVGLLAYVQGLVIWWNLGNEFAVSAAIAPAVAAVYVVAGYVVERAERNWFVGFRTPWTLSDDRVWERTHSRGGRLLKVAGVLAALGVVFPEYAIALLVAPVLLVAVYTTVFSYREYRRLNRSNAG
- a CDS encoding glycerophosphodiester phosphodiesterase, producing the protein MDLIAHRGFAAEAPENTVAAVERAGALADAVEVDVRRCGSGELVVAHDATVDRVTDATGRVSEFSLAELRALDVLGTGEGIPPLSAVLDAVPDGVRVNLELKESGVAADAVAAADAADVDVFVSAFDPDVLRAVADADPGTPTAYLCTLRDDAPVATAAGLGCEALHPSFPLCLVTRIVGRAHDAGLDVNAWTVQRRSVAGLLDVCGVDGVIADASVLR